TTTTTGGAAGAATGGTGGTAAGTTTCCTTCTTCTGCTACTTTGATCATTGATTTACTTGGACCTAAAACCCACGCACTCAATTGAACTAATACACCCACTAAAATCATCAAAGAAATAATATTATTGAAAATCGCTGGAATCCCAAGATCTTGTGTCATGATCACAAATGGTTGCGTGATATTGGCAAGTTCCATTTTTCCGGCTGGTACACTATCTGCTACACTTAAACCAGCTGCTAAGTTAAACACAACTAATAGTAAAACAGAAGCAATCACAGCAATTGGATAATTCCGTTTTGGATTATCGATATTGTTTGCATGAACAGATGAAATTTCTACTCCAGCAAAAATGAAGATAATTCCTGTCAAAGTTGGTAAACTACCTAAATCGCTAAAGTCAGGTAATAATTTACTTGCTTCAAAATGACCTAAGTAACTCTCTTGGTTGATGCCGTGTTTTGCCATGTACATCATTCCTAAAACAACTAGAGCAACAAAAGGAATATAAACACCGATCACAGCACCCCAGTCACCTGCAATTTTGACCATATCAAATTTCAAGTTCAATAGTGTAATGCCCCAATAAGAAATCAAGATCATGATAAAAATGAATAAATTATTATGTCCAAGGTCTGGACGGTCGATTACGTAACCAAGTAGTACACCTACAGTTGAAGCAACCATTACCATTCCGAAAAACATTTGTACCCATAATAACCATGACGTAACAAAACCCCATTTTTCACCAAACGCATTACGAACCCAGACTTGCGGTCCGCCCTCTTCTGGCCAGCCAGTTGAAAGTTCTGCTGAAATCAAAGCAATTGGTAAGGCAAAGCAGCAAGCTGCGATCAACATATAAAAAATTTGCGCCCATCCCGTTGATGCTAATGTTGGAACACTACGAACCGTTCCAAAAAAGGCCATGGTAATTCCGATTAATCCAAATAATGACAATTTCTTATTCATGTTTCTATTTGACCTCCTGATTAAATTTATTTTTTGTTTCCCACATGTGAAATCACTCCCAAAGTATAGGTAGCTTTTAGCCCCAAGTCAAAAAGAGTAGAATTAAAAAAAAAGCCCGTTATTTAAGATTTATGTACTCTATACAGCGCGTCAGCACTGCGCTACGCTAAAGCATTTATGTGAAAAAATCGCATAAAACAGCTTTTTGTAAAAAGGTCGTTCGCAATTGTCAGAAATCCTATTTGACCCTTCCGTCTTTCGAAAAACCTAGATTAAAGTGAAGTCCGATTATATGAGAAAGAGCTCATTTAAAAATAATAAAAGAAAAAAAGAAGTATTTGACAAGTTGGTTTATTTGTCGTAAAATTGCTACAAAATAACATATCAAACTTTAATAAAGCGAAGTAGCAAGAATGTCCCTATTTCAGAGAGTCAACATTTAGTGAGAGTTGGCATATACATTTTTTGTGAATTACACTTTTAGTTTCCTACCGTAAGTAGGCGTCTATCTACGATACAGATTTGAGAGGTATATGAGTTTTTCGTATACAATTTGGGTGGTAACACGGCGAAGTTCGTCCCATAGGCATTGAGCCTATGGGGCGTTTTTTATTTTATTTAGGAGAGGAAGAAGAGACATGACAAACATTATTGATGAATTAGAGTGGCGTGGCGCCATCAACCAACAAACAGATAGCGAAGGTTTGCGTGAATACGTTGAAACCAATAGCATTTCACTATATTGCGGTGTGGACCCTACAGGAGACAGTATGCATATCGGGCATTTGATTCCCTTTATGATGTTAAAAAGATTCCAAGCATTTGGACACCATCCATTTATTTTAATTGGTGGGGCTACTGGTACAATTGGTGATCCGAGTGGACGTACAACAGAACGTCAATTACAAACAATGGAAACTGTTCAGCACAATGTTGATTCTTTAACAAGACAAATGGAAAAATTATTTGCAGTGGACACAGATAACACACTAACTTTAGTGAACAACTACGATTGGACACACAACCTTACTTTGTTGGATTTCTTAAGAGATTACGGTAAGTTCTTCAACATCAATACAATGCTTGCCAAAGATATCGTAGCAAGCCGTTTAGAAACAGGGATTTCATTTACAGAGTTCACGTACCAAATTCTACAATCAATGGACTTTTTACACTTATTCCAACACAACGACGTTCGCATGCAAATCGGTGGCGCTGATCAGTGGGGCAATATCACAGCAGGTCTTGACTTGATCCGTAAAAAAGAAGGTGCTGATGCAAAAGCCTTTGGTTTAACGATTCCATTGATGCTAAAAGCGGATGGTACAAAATTTGGGAAAACAGCTGGCGGTGCCGTTTGGTTAGATCCTGAAAAAACAACACCTTACGAGTTCTACCAATTCTGGGTTAACCAAGATGACCGTGACGTAATCAAATACTTGAAATTCTTTACCTTCTTAACAAAAGAAGAAATCGATGCATTAGAAGTTAAAGTAGAAACTGAACCACATTTACGTGAAGCACAACGCGTACTAGCTGCAGAAATGACAAAATTCGTGCATAGTGAAGAAGATTTAAATGATGCTTTAGCAATCTCAGAAGCATTATTCTCAGGTAACGTAAAAAATCTAACTTCAAAACAAATTGAAGAAGGCTTTAAAAACATGCCGACTGTCGAAACAGAATCACTTGATCAAAACCTTGTTGATTGGTTGATCGAACTTGGCATTGAACCATCTAAACGCCAAGCGAGAGAAGACATCTCAAACGGTGCGATTTCGATCAATGGTGATCGTATTAAAGAGTTGGACTTTATTGTTACAGCAGAGCACAGTTTTGACGGAAAATTCATTATTGTTCGCAAAGGGAAAAAACAATACACTTTAGTGAAATTACTTTCTAAGTAAAAAATAGTTAGTCTATTTCTAAAGGGTGAAGTAAAACTGAAAATCAGTTTTACTTCACCCTTTTACATTTATTTATTCAATTTACTGGACAAAATACAAAAAAGTTTTATAATAAAAAATGCTTGCTACGAAACACATTGAATACTATGAACTAATGTTGAAAATTACAACGAAAGAATTTAAGTTGATGATGAACAGTACAAGACTTTCATAAGAAAGTCTTAATCATTTGTATTAGATAGCTGCACAAATCGATCCTTAGGAAAATAGATAAATTGGCAGTGAGACAACTTGCGTCTCAAAGTAAATTTCCTAATTTTCTACAGAATCAAACGATTTGTTCCGCTTTTAAATTTAGGAGGAACTTATGAAAATCGACAAGATACAAGACGGCCACGGCGATGAGTTTTTCCGCTCTCTATTAGCTTTAGAAACATTGGAGGATTGTTACAATTATTTTGATGACTTAATGACATTAAAAGAATTGGATTCTATGATACAGAGATTTGAAGTTGCAAAGTTACTATTGTTGAATAAAACCTATAGTGATATTGCGGAAGCTACTGGCAGCAGCACTACAACGATTTCTAGAGTGAAACGAATTATTGATGAAGGTAATGGCGGATTACTTGAAATGGTCCATAGGATCGATGAACAAGATGGCGAAGAATTGCATCATTAGAATAATAGTATTATTTTACAAAATAATTAGAAGTTCTAAAAGTTAAGCTCATTCCTTAACTTTTAGAACTTCTTTTATATATAAAGTTTCCTAATAGCTCTGATTGTCTTATAATAGAATAAATAGTGATAAATCATAAAAAATAGTTAATCTTAATATATCATTAGATAAACAGAAATAATTCAACATATCAGGAGATTATACATGAAAAAAACAATAGTTTCACTCTTAAACTACCTATTCATCTGCTCAATTCTTTACACATTGTACGGTGCACTTAGAAGTAGCCTGTTAGATATCTCAAATATAAATGATAAAATCTGGGTATTCTTGTTATGCCTACTTTTTATTAGTGCTATTATCTTTTGTTCAGAAAGTAGCCGTTTATATTTAAATAAAAAAAGCAAGCAATGGTTCGAATTTTTCAAAAAAAATATAGAACTAATTACAAAGATGCTCTTTATTTTAACGATTTTTTTACAAGTAATCATCTTATATTATATTCATGTACCACTTGATTGGGATGTAGACGGGATCCACGCAAGTGTAACGGAGCTGATTAAAAATTCCCCAGATTCAATTGCCAGCATCTATTTATCAGGTAATCCCAATAATAGCTTGTTTTTCTTTTTAATGTATTTTATAAGTCAAATAGGGAATTTTTTTCATCAATCTTTAGGTTATTCTTGGATGTTTTGGCAACTGGTAAACACCATTTTTATGGATATCGGCTTTATTTTTATTTTTCTAGCAGCTAAAAATCTATTCAATAAAAAAGTAGCCTACCTTTCATTTTATCTAGCATTTATACCATTAGCTTTGTCACCTTGGATGTTAGTTATTTATACAGATATTATTATGTTGCCAGTCATTAGTATTATTTTTTGGCTCTATTCTCTAGCTATCAAAAATCACAAGAAACATCTAATTGTTTTTTTAGGTATTTTGACTGCCGTCTCTTATCTACTAAAACCTTCTTCTATTGTTTTTTTAATCGCATACATCCTAGTTTCGCTGATTACATTAATAACAGAACATAGAAAAATTAAATTAAAAAAAGTAATATTGATTACACTGCTTTTTTTCCTGCCTTTTGCTGGAACACTCAAACTGTTTCATACATTTGAGAATCATCAAAAACTTGTGATCATTGATAAAAGTAAAGCTAAACCTTGGCAGCACTTTGTAATGATGGGGGTGAGAGGATCTGGTGGCTATAGTGTTGAAGATACTGATACTATAAATTCACTCCCTTCAAAACAAGATAAAATCAACTACGCAAATAAAGAAATTGTTGCACGCTTAAAAAATCATGGGTTTATCGGATATACAAAATTTTTAATGAAAAAGCATCTCAACAATACAGATCGTGGTGACTTTGGTTGGGGCAGAGACGGAAATCCCCAAGTATACGTCAAATCGAATGATCCTATACAAATTTTCCTAAGAGATACTTATTATCAGCAAGGAGAAAAGGTTAAAACAGTACGCATTTTTATGCACTTAATGTGGATTGTCACTCTACTAGGTCTACTATTCGCCACAAAAAAAGAAGAAAAAAATGAAGATACTGATTATTTACTAGCTATTTTCAAATTAACTATCTTAGGCGCTTTTTTGTATCTTCTTCTATTTGAAGGTGGTCGATCCAGATATTTGATTCAATATCTTCCTACTATATATATATTGTCTGCTTATGGTTTTTACAGTAAACTTCCAACAATTGAACAAAATATAAAAAAATTATAGTAAAAAAACACCTGCCAAGTAGTTGAATCACAACTCGGCGGGTGTTTTTCACTCTAACAAAAGACCGAGCTTGGCTAGCTCGGTCTTTCTTTGTGTGACAAATATGCTATTTAAATATGAATTGGCAAACCTAAAGCCAACTCAGAAGCATCCATAGTAATTTCCCCTAAAGATGGGTGTGGATGGATCGTTAATGCAATATCTTCGGCATTCATGCCAGATTCAACTGCTAATGATAATTCAGAAATCATATCACTTGCGCCAACTCCGCCGATTTGTGCTCCGATAATGACATTGTCTTCGTTTGTTGTTACCAAACGTACGAATCCTTCAGTTTTACCTAAAGAGATAGCACGGCCGTTACCAGCGAATGGGAATTTGTAAGCTGTTGCTTCTAATCCCGCTTCTTTGGCTTCAGCAATTGTCATACCAACGCTTGCTAATTCTGGGTCAGTGAAGGCTACAGCAGGCATTGCTTTGTAGTCTACTTCTACTTTTTTACCAGAGATTGCTTCTGCCGCAATTTTTGCTTCGTAGCTTGCTTTATGAGCAAGAGCAGCACCTGGTACGATATCACCAATAGCGAAGATGTTTGATACGTTTGTTCTACCTTGTTTGTCCACTTTTACTAAACCACGTTCGCCAACTTCAACACCGGCTTGTTCTAAACCAAGATCATCAGTGTTTGGACGACGTCCAACTGTTACCATTACATAGTCAGCAGTGACTGATTCTTCTTTGCCGTCTACTTCATATTTTACAGTTACGCTGTCGCCGTTGTCGATTGCTTCTTTAGCCATCGCTTTGGTTACAACTGTTACATTTTTCTTCTTGAAGTCATCTGTAACTAGTTTAACCATGTCTTTTTCATACGTTGGTAAGATTGAAGGACTGCCTTCTAAAATCGTTACTTCAGAACCAAGGTTAGCATAAGCGCCACCTAATTCTGCACCGATAACACCGCCACCGATGATAACAAATTTCTTAGGTACTTCTTTCAAGTTCAAACCGCCAGTAGAATCTAAGACACGTCCGCCAAATTTAAATCCTGGGATTTCGATTGGACGAGAACCTGTTGCTACGATTGCATTATTGAATGAGTAAGTTTGAGCTGAATCTGGGTGGATCACACGTAATGTGTTTTCATCAACGAAGAACGCTTCTCCTTCAATAACTTCGATTTTATGTTTTTTCATAAGGAAGCTAACGCCAGTTGTTAATGAATTAACAACTTGGTTATCTTTCCAATCTTGAGTTTTTGTAAAATCTAGTTCTACACCTTTAGTTGTTACACCAAACATTGTTGAATCTAGTGATTCTTGATAGTGATGTCCTGCTGCGATCAATGCTTTAGAAGGAATACATCCAACGTTTAAACATACACCGCCGATAAACTCACGTTCAATGATCGCAACTTTTTGACCCATTTCAGCAGCACGAATTGCTGCAACGTATCCTCCAGGGCCTGAACCAATTACGACTGTATCTAATTCAATGGCGAAATCTCCTACTACCATGTGATAATCATCCTTCCATTAATAATAATTCTGGATCAGCTAATAAACGCTTGATGTTGTTCATTGCTTTTTGAGCAGTTGCTCCGTCAACAATACGGTGGTCAAAACTCATTGAAAGTTTCATTACACGACCAACAACGATCTCTCCATCTGCATTTACAACTGGTTGAGTAGCAATCGTACCAACACCTAAAATCGCAACTTCAGGGTAGTTGATAACTGGTGTGAACCAGCCGCCGCCAACTGAACCAATATTACTGATTGTGATAGAACCATCACGCATATCCGCACCAGTTAATTTGCCTTCAATTGCAAGAGCTGCTTTTTCGTTGATTTCATCAGCGATAGCAAACATGCTCTTAGTGTTCGCATTTTTAACGTTTGGTACATATAAACCATGATCAGTATCTGTTGCGATACCAATGTTATAGTAGTTTTTATAAACGATTTCTTGTGCTGCATCATCAATTGATGCATTCAAGATTGGGAATTTTTGAACTGTTGCTGTCAATGCTTTCACAACGTATGGTAAGAATGTTAATTTTGTACCATTTGCTGCTGCAACATCTTTAAATTTCTTACGGTGATCCCATAATTTAGATACTTCAACTTCGTCATGCAATGTAACGTGTGGCGCAGTATGTTTACTGTTAACCATCGCTTTAGCAATTGCTTTACGAGTTGGCGTCATTTTCTCACGAGTTTCAGCTTCACCTAAGTCAGAAACAAACGGTTTAGCTGGAGCTTTTGGTGCTGCTGATTCAGTTGTTGCTGTTGCTTGTGGTGTTGCTGCAGTTTGTTCAGCTTGCGCTGGTGCTGCTGCTTGTCCGCCACCTGAAATAAATGCTTCGATGTCTGCTTTTGTGACACGTCCACCTTTTCCAGTTGGTGCAACTTGTGTGATGTCTACATCTTTTTCACGAGCAAATTGACGTACCGATGGCATAGCCAAGACACGTTTGTTTGGATCAGCCGCTGCTACTACGCCAGTTGACGCTGCAGGTGCTGGTGCTGCTTGTTCTGTTTGAGCAGGAGCACTTGCTGCTGGTACTGAACTTGGTGCAGAGTTATGTCCTGGTGCATCGATTTCGATCAATACATCTCCAACGTTTGCTACTGTACCTTCTGGAACAACGATGTTTTTAACTGTTCCTGTAACTGGTGAAGGGATTTCTTCAACAGATTTGTCGTTTTGAACTTCTAATAGTGTATCATCTTCGTTGATTGTATCGCCTGATTTAACGAACCATTTTACGATTTCGCCTTCTGCAATACCTTCACCAATATCTGGTAATTTAAATTGGAATACTCCACCGCCATTATCAGCTGCTGGTGCTTCTGGAGTAGCTGCTGGTTGAGCAGGCGTTTGTTCTTGAGCAGGAGCAGCTGGTGCTGCATCATTTTCAGGATGTCCTGGTGCATCGATTTCGATCAATACATCTCCAACATTTGCTACTGTGCCTTCTGGTACTACGATTGATTTAACTGTTCCTGTAACTGGAGATGGAATCTCTTCTACAGATTTATCGTTTTGAACTTCTAATAATGTATCATCTTCATTGATGGTATCTCCTGCTTTAACGAACCATTTTACGATTTCGCCTTCTGCAATACCTTCACCAATATCTGGTAATTTAAATTGATAAGCCATTTTTTAAGCCTTCCCTTCCTTTATCGTATCTGTCTAACTCGCAAATTACTGAAAACAACAGCTCTAAATTTCCACATGAAAAAATATCACGTGAAAATTCAGGCATGCCGTTTAAAGCAAATTTATTCAGTTTTTAATTAAAATTCTGCGATTTCTCTAGCTTTCGCTTCGATATCTTTAGCATTTGGCAACCAAATGTTTTCTGCTTGTCCAAATGGGAAGATTGTATCTGGAGCAGATACTCGGCCAATTGGCGCTTCTAATGATAATACTGCACGTTCAGAAATTTCAGAAACAACCATAGCACCAACGCCAGCTTGTTTTTGTGCTTCTTGAACAACAACTACGCGACCAGTTTTTTCAACTGATTTAATGATTGTTTCAACATCTAAAGGAGCGACAGTACGTAAGTCAATGATTTCAGCAGAGATATTGTCTTTCGCCAAGTTGTCAGCAGCTTTGATTGCTTCACGAACCATTGCACCGTAAGTGATGATAGAAACATCCGTACCCTCACGAGTAACAGCCGCTTTATCTAAAGGCACTTCGTATGCTTCATCCGGCACTTCCTCACGGAATGAGCGGTATAGTTTCATGTGTTCTAAATAAACAACTGGGTCATTACTTCTAATAGAAGAAATTAATAATCCTTTTGCATCATATGGATTTGATGGGATAACAACACGGATACCAGGAGATTGAGCAATCAATCCTTCTAAGTTATCTGAGTGAAGTTCTGGTGTGTGTACACCACCACCAAATGGCGCACGAACAGTAATAGGCATGTTGCGTGTTCCACCCATACGGTAACGAGTACGAGCCATTTGACCAACGATTTCGTCAAAGACTTCGAATACGAATCCAAAGAATTGGATTTCAGGAACTGGACGGTAACCTTCTAAAGCTAAACCGAAAGCTAAACCACCGATTCCAGATTCTGCTAAAGGAGTATCGAAGACACGGTCTTCGCCAAATTTTTCTTGTAAGCCTTCAGTTGCACGGAAAACTCCGCCGTTTTTACCAACGTCTTCACCGAAGATCAGTACGTTTTCGTCTTTCTCTAATTCAAGAGCTAAGGCATCTGTGATTGCTTGGATCATTGTTTTTTGTGCCATGATTATTTCGACTCCTTCGCTTCGTAGAATGCAATTTGTTCTTTAATGTTTTGTGGTTGAACTTCAAACATATTTTTCAAGAAATCAGATACTTTTTGTTTTGGAACTTTATCTGCTTCTGCAATTGCTACTTTGATTTCTTCTTTTGTTTTTTCGATTACTTCATTTTCTTTTTCTTCAGACCATAAACCTTTGTCTTCTAGATATTTACGGAAACGAACTAATGGATCTTTTTGTACCCATTCGTCATCCATGTCTTTTGAACGGTAACGAGTTGGATCGTCACCTGATAATGTATGTGGACCATAACGGTAAGTTAATGTTTCGATCAATACAGGGCCATTGCCATTTGCAGACCATTCGCGTGCTTCTTTTGCAATTGCATACACTGCTAATGGATCCATTCCGTCAACGACGATCCCTGGAATCCCTGCTGCTACTGCTTTTTGTGCTAATGTTTTAGCTGCTGTTTGTTTTTCACGAGGTGTTGAAATCGCAAAACCATTGTTTTGGATGATGAACACGCCGTTTGCATGATATGCTCCTGCAAAGTTGATAGCTTCATAGAAATCACCTTGTGAAGAACCGCCATCACCTGTATAAGTGAAGACAACGTTTTTCTTGCCGCGTTTTTTCATTCCTAAAGCAACACCAGCTGCTTGGATGTATTGCGCACCAATGATGATTTGTGGTGGTAGAGCATTTAATTCTGGTGCATAGTGGTTACCTGCTACATGTCCACGAGACCAAAGAAAAGCTTCTGTTAATGGTAGGCCGTGTTGAACTAATTGAGGTACATCACGGTAACCTGGTAATAAGTAATCTTCTTTTTCCATAGCAAATTGACTTGCTAATTGGCTTGCTTCTTGTCCAGCAGTTGGTGCGAAGAAGCCTAGACGACCTTGACGGTTCAAAGCAGTTGAACGTTGGTCTAATACACGTGACCAAACCATACGAGTCATTAATTCTACTAATTCGTCATCTGATAAATCCGGTACAGCGTCTTTGTTTACGATTTTCCCATCTTTATCTAAAATTTGAAATGTTGGGAAATCAGCGTCGACTTTTTCCATAAGTGCTTTAAAGTCAATAGGTTTTTGTTTCTTTGCCTTTGCCATTTTGTCACACAATCCTCTCTGTTACGTTTCTTTTTTTCGTAAAAAGTAAAACAGTGTCAAAAACTGTATTACTTTTTATCGACTACACTTACAAATTATCACTAAACAGATAAAAGAGCAAGTAAAAAGTGAGCATTTCTTTAAATTTGATTAAAATACCTGAAACCTTTCGTACCAAAGGTTAGTGATTAAAATCACAAACAAGAAACCGTTTTACAAATAGCCTTCCTAATCATATCTTTTGACAACAGACTGTTATAGTTACTCGGTTCATTGTTATGCTACAGCAAAATCACAAGTTAGAAATTGTTTGCTAAAAAATGAACAGACTTTTCCAAAACATAAAAAATGGAACAAAGACAAAAATTGGGGTATTTTGTCTTTGTTCCATAAAAAACGAATATTAATAATTAAAAAATAATTTTTCTTCATTCTTTACGAATAACAACTTCAATCACAAAGAAATTTTTCGGTATTTACACATGAACAATTTTTTAAAATAAAACGAAACAAAATCTTGATTTCACCAAAATTACTCTTTAAAAAAATGAAATTCGTTTTTTTCTAAATTAAATCCACTCTTTGGTGATATGGATATAAAGTCGTTTCGCAACTTCTACTGTAATCAAATATAGTACAATGATCAAAATAAACCAGCCCCAATAATTAGCAGGAAGTTTCACAAAGTCGAAAACCTCCCTAATTGGTGTCAAGACAATCAATAATCCTAACCCTACTGCGCCTATACTAGAAAGAATCACTGCAGGTGATGCAATACTTTGGATAAATGGAAGCTTTCTAGTTCGAACCATCTGAACCACTAATGTTTGACTAACTAATCCAACAACGAACCAACCTGTTTGGAATAAGTGCTGACTACCGACCGTGTTTGCGCTGAATACAAACCACATTACTGCATACGTCATAATATCAAAAATACTACTTACAGGTCCAATGCATAGCGTGAATTTCATCAAGCCATTCGTTTCCCAGCGGACAGGTTTTAATAAATCTTCTTCATCCACATTATCCCAAGGAATTGCTAACTGAGCGATATCATAAATTAAATTTTGAATCAATAATTGAATAGACAGCATTGGTAAAAAGGGTAAGAAGGCACTTGCAATCAAAATTGAAAAGACATTCCCAAAGTTTGAACTGATTGTGATTTTAATATATTTCATCATATTACTAAAAACTTTTCGACCTTCGATCACACCATCTTCCAAAACGTTCAGACTTTTCTCTAATAGAATGATTGAACTGGCATCTTTGGTAATATCAGCGGCGGTATCAACCGAAATACCAACATCTGCTTTCCGAAGAGCCGGTGCGTCATTGATACCATCTCCCATAAATCCTACAGTATGTCCGTTCCCTTGAAGCGTTTCGATGATTCGTGATTTTTGCATAGGGTTTAATTTTGCAAACAAATTTGTCTTCTCTACTTCTTCTTTCAGTTGTTCATCAGAAAAATTATCGATCTCAGAGCCAAGCACTACGTGAGATACTTCAATTCCAACATCACTACACACTTTTTTAGCAACAATATCATTGTCACCTGTCAACACTTTTACGTTGACGCCATGCTCATGTAATGACTTGATCGCAGTGATCGCTGATTTTTTAGCTGGATCTAAAAAGCCCATAAAACCAATCAATGTCATTCCTTGCTCATCTTCTATACTATAGATTGCTTCGCTGTGAACATCTTTTTTTACCGCAACAGCTAATGCACGCATACCTTGTTCATTCATCCGAATGTTCACTTCGCGCATTCTTTTTTGTAATTCTGGTGTCAACGGAACGATTTCGCCATTGATTTCTGCATGTGTACAAACAGCTTCCATTTCTTCAACAGCCCCTTTAGTGATCATAAATTGATGACCATCTGCATTGACTACCACAGTTAGACGGCGACGAGAAAAATCAAAAGGAATTTCATCTAACTTTGTGACAGAGTGATAAGGACTTTGATTTTTGTTTTCTTCATAAAAATTAATCACAGCAATATCCATTAAGTTTTTCCAACCTGTTTGATAATGAGAGTTCAAAAAAGCCATATCTAAAACTTGATCATTGACTTCACCTAATGGATCTAAATGTTGCACTAACACCACTCTGTCTTCTGTAATGGTTCCTGTCTTATCTGTACAAAGAATATCCATGCTCCCTAAATTTTGAATAGATGGTAATTCTTTCACGATCACTTTATGTTTAGATAAGCTTAAGGCACCTTTTGCTAAGTTGCTTGTTACGATCATCGGCAGCATTTCAGGAGTTAAGCCAACTGCTACAGCAATTGCGAAGAAAAATGCTTCTCCCCACTCACCTTTGGTAA
This sequence is a window from Enterococcus sp. 7F3_DIV0205. Protein-coding genes within it:
- the mgtA gene encoding magnesium-translocating P-type ATPase translates to MMNKKIADMKKTTKDQELRKLAMLSERELMMELRTSEKGLSEEDAKNRLEEYGPNEVSAQKPTPAIIMFLEAFKDPFVYVLALLMVVSAVTKDFEAALVMGIMILASVIIAFIQEYRSQKASLNLKELIENTTAVTRAGQTKEIPMDEVVPGDIVTLATGDMIPADAVLIWTKDLFINQSSLTGESMPVEKFVEAGIDKNSESVAALDMQDLIFMGTDVLSGQGKAIILKTGQNTFFGDIAKNATTQRGKTSFDIGLSKVSKFLLRMVMILFPIVFLINGLTKGEWGEAFFFAIAVAVGLTPEMLPMIVTSNLAKGALSLSKHKVIVKELPSIQNLGSMDILCTDKTGTITEDRVVLVQHLDPLGEVNDQVLDMAFLNSHYQTGWKNLMDIAVINFYEENKNQSPYHSVTKLDEIPFDFSRRRLTVVVNADGHQFMITKGAVEEMEAVCTHAEINGEIVPLTPELQKRMREVNIRMNEQGMRALAVAVKKDVHSEAIYSIEDEQGMTLIGFMGFLDPAKKSAITAIKSLHEHGVNVKVLTGDNDIVAKKVCSDVGIEVSHVVLGSEIDNFSDEQLKEEVEKTNLFAKLNPMQKSRIIETLQGNGHTVGFMGDGINDAPALRKADVGISVDTAADITKDASSIILLEKSLNVLEDGVIEGRKVFSNMMKYIKITISSNFGNVFSILIASAFLPFLPMLSIQLLIQNLIYDIAQLAIPWDNVDEEDLLKPVRWETNGLMKFTLCIGPVSSIFDIMTYAVMWFVFSANTVGSQHLFQTGWFVVGLVSQTLVVQMVRTRKLPFIQSIASPAVILSSIGAVGLGLLIVLTPIREVFDFVKLPANYWGWFILIIVLYLITVEVAKRLYIHITKEWI
- the pdhA gene encoding pyruvate dehydrogenase (acetyl-transferring) E1 component subunit alpha; translated protein: MAKAKKQKPIDFKALMEKVDADFPTFQILDKDGKIVNKDAVPDLSDDELVELMTRMVWSRVLDQRSTALNRQGRLGFFAPTAGQEASQLASQFAMEKEDYLLPGYRDVPQLVQHGLPLTEAFLWSRGHVAGNHYAPELNALPPQIIIGAQYIQAAGVALGMKKRGKKNVVFTYTGDGGSSQGDFYEAINFAGAYHANGVFIIQNNGFAISTPREKQTAAKTLAQKAVAAGIPGIVVDGMDPLAVYAIAKEAREWSANGNGPVLIETLTYRYGPHTLSGDDPTRYRSKDMDDEWVQKDPLVRFRKYLEDKGLWSEEKENEVIEKTKEEIKVAIAEADKVPKQKVSDFLKNMFEVQPQNIKEQIAFYEAKESK
- a CDS encoding alpha-ketoacid dehydrogenase subunit beta; translated protein: MAQKTMIQAITDALALELEKDENVLIFGEDVGKNGGVFRATEGLQEKFGEDRVFDTPLAESGIGGLAFGLALEGYRPVPEIQFFGFVFEVFDEIVGQMARTRYRMGGTRNMPITVRAPFGGGVHTPELHSDNLEGLIAQSPGIRVVIPSNPYDAKGLLISSIRSNDPVVYLEHMKLYRSFREEVPDEAYEVPLDKAAVTREGTDVSIITYGAMVREAIKAADNLAKDNISAEIIDLRTVAPLDVETIIKSVEKTGRVVVVQEAQKQAGVGAMVVSEISERAVLSLEAPIGRVSAPDTIFPFGQAENIWLPNAKDIEAKAREIAEF